The Chloroflexia bacterium SDU3-3 sequence AACCTGCGCAGCGAGGGCGGGGTGCTGCGCGACGCTCGGGTGCTGGCCCAGGAGATCGCCCAGGCCAAGGTGCCCGTGGCTGTGTTCGTGGCCCCCGCAGGCACCGACGCCGGGCCAACCGGCGCGATCCTGCTGAGCGCCGCGCATATCAGCGCCATGGCACCCGGCACCACCTTCGGCAGCCCCTACCCGCTAGCCCAGATCGACGCCAGCCTAACCCAGCAGACCGCCGACCTGCTGATGGACAGCCTGACCCAGCAGATCCGCCAGTGGAACGAGGCCCAGGGCCGCAGCACCGCGTGGGTCGATCAGGCGGTGCGCAGCGGGGCCATCTTCACCAACCAGCAGGCGGTAGCCGCAAGCCCGCCCGCCATCACCATGGTGGCCGCCGACCAGGCCCAGCTGGTGGCGCAGCTGCACGGGCGCACAGTGGCCCTGGCGGGCGGCGCGCAGGCCACGCTGGCCACACTGGGCCAGCCCATCCAGCCCATAGCGCCCACCACCTGGGAGGGCCTGCGCATGCTGCTGGCCCAGCCCACCCTGGCCTTTGCCCTGCTGATCATCGGCGCTATCCTGGTGTCGCTCGAATTTGCCACGCCGGGCATCACCGTCTTCGCTGGCTCGGGTGCGGTGCTCATCCTGGTGGGGCTGGCCGGGCTGCTCATGCTGCCCCTGCAGCTGTGGGCGCTGGCCGTGCTGGTGCTGGCCCTGGTGGCGCTGGTGGCCGAATTTGTCACACCCTTCCACGGCGCGCTGGCGGTGGTCGGCATCGTGCTGATGGTGGTGGCCGGGCTGAACCTGATCGACCCCGCGCAGGCCCCCGGCAGCGGCGTGTCGCTGTGGGCCGTGCTGGGGCTGGCCGTGGCGCTGGGCGCTGCGGTGGCAGCCGCCGTGGTGCTGGCCCTGCGCGTGCGGGCCAAGCCAGCCGTCACCGGCCAGGAGGCGCTGGTGGGCATGGTGGCCGAGGTGCGCAGGCCGCTCGACCCGCAGGGCATGGTCTATGTCGACGGCGCACTGTGGAGCGCGATCTGCCAGGATGGCAGCGCCGCCGTGGGCGACCACGTCAAGGTCGTGGGATTTCACCATATGCAGCTGATTGTCCAACATCTGGACAATGGTTAGAAGGAGCGATATATGCCCCTGGCAGCAACAATCCTCTGCGCCGCCGTCTTCATCTTCATGGTGCTCATGTTGGTGCTCGCCGCAATCAAGATCGTGCCCGAGTACGAGCGCGGCGTGATCTTCCGCCTGGGTCGCCTGGTGGGCGCGCGCGGGCCGGGTATCTTCTTCCTCATCCCGGTGCTAGAGCGCATGGTGCGCGTGGACACCCGCGTGATCACCATGGACGTGCCCGCGCAGGAGGTGATCACGCTCGACAACGTGACGATCAAGGTCAACGCGGTGCTGTACTTCATGGTCATCAACCCAGACTGGGCCGTGACCAAAGTGGTGGACTACATCCGCGCCACCATGCAGATCGCCCAGACCACGCTGCGCAGCGTGGTGGGCCAGGTCGAGCTGGATGACCTGCTGGCCCAGCGCGAGAAGATCAACCAGAAGCTGCAGCAGATCATCGACGAGCAGACCGAGCCGTGGGGCGTGAAGGTGACGATCGTCGAGGTAAAAGATGTGGAGCTGCCCTCCACCATGCAGCGCGCCATGGCCAAGCAGGCCGAGGCCGAGCGCGAGAAGCGCGCCAAGATCATCCACGCCGAGGGCGAGTTCCAGGCCTCGCAGATGCTCTCCGAGGCTGCCAAGGTCATCTCTGCCGAGCCGACCTCGCTGCAGCTGCGCTACCTGCAGACGCTGACCGAGATCGCGGTCGAGAAGAACAGCACGATCATCTTCCCGCTGCCGATCGACACGATCACACCGTTCATCGAGGGCGCGGTGGGCGCGATGGTCGGCTCGCGCAACCCTGCGCCACGGCCCGCGCCGCAGCCCGCCGCCCCCAGCGAGCCGCCCGCCGCCAGCCCAGAAACCGAGCGCCTCTAGCAGCCGCGCTCAGCACCGCGCCCGCAGGCCCGCGCATGCAGCTCGCACCCTACGAGCTGCATGCGCGGGCCTTGGCATACCAGGGCATGCTCAACACCCGGGCAAGCCATCGCCGCCAAAGCTGCAAGACACCAAGGGTGCTCTTTTCACCACAGAGGCCCAAAGGCACAAAGCAAAGAAAGGCCGGAAAATCGGCCCGCCAGCGCTGGGCATGGCCTTCCCGCTGCGGTGAGGATTATGGCCAGCATGCCCATTGGTGCACCTTCGCCGGATGGGCGAGGCCGCTGGCGTGCACTCGCGGGCCATCACCACGCAATCCACCTTCCCAAACAATCTTTTCTATCCTTGGTGCCTTGGAGTCTTGGTGGTAAACCGATCATCCGCTTCCCTCGTGTCTTTGCGTCTTCGTGGTATTCGTCGTGGTTTCCGGCGGCGCGATGCGGTGCTATAATGCCCATATGTGGCCTGCCAGCGCCCCCACCGGGGCCACAGACCGCAGCGAAACCCTTTGGCTCAGCCTGGCATCGCGGAGCGCCCCCAACCGCCGCTCCCACAACCACGGAGTTACGAGCCTGTAGCGAAACGGCACGGCAATGAACATCTCTATCAACGCGGCGGAGCCATTCGGCTACCAGACGCCGCTGCTGGCCCTTGCGACATGGGAGGGCGAAACACTCCCCGAGGCGATTGCCCCGCTGATCGAAGCAGGCGACTGGACAGGCAAGGCCAAGCAGAGCCTTGTGATCTACCCGCGCGGCGCGGTGGCCGCCAGCCGCGTGCTGCTGGTGGGCCTTGGCCCCAAGGCCGCCGTCACCAGCGAGAAACTGCGCGTGGCCGCCGCCACCGCCGCCACCCGCGCCCGCGAGATCGGCGTCGACAGCTTCGCCCTGGCCCTGGCCGAGGGCGGCCCCATAGGCCCGAGGGCTGCAGGCCAGGCCCTGGCCGAGGGCGCGACGCTCGCGCTCTACCGCTTCGACACCTACCGCACCGGCCTCAGCCCCGAGCAGACCCGCAGCATCGAGAGCCTGACCATCCTCGCCCCCAGCGACACCGACGAGGTGTCCGCAGGCGCGGCGGTTGGCCAGGCAATCGCCGCCGGCACCAGCTTCGCCCGCGACCTGATCAACCACCCCGGCAACGTGGTGGTGCCCGCCAAGCTGGGCGAGACCGCGCTAGATCTGGGCAAGGAATTCGGCTTCAAGGTGACAGTGCTCGACAAGGCCCAGCTGGAGGCCCAGGGCTTCGGCGGCATCATCGGCGTGGGCAAAGGCTCGGCCAACGAGCCGCGCTTCATCACCATCGAGTACGGCAGCAAGCAGCCGGGCGTGCCCACCATCTGCCTCGTGGGCAAGGGCATCACCTTCGACACCGGCGGCATCTCGATCAAGCCCGGCGAGCGCATGCAGGAGATGATCAGCGACATGAGCGGGGCCGCCGCCGTGCTGGGCACACTGCGCGTGATTGGTGCGCTAAAACTACCCCTGCACATCGTTGGTTTAATAAGCACTGCGGAAAACATGCCGAGCAGCACCGCCTACAAGCCAGGCGACATCCTGACCACGCTCAGCGGTAAGACGATTGAGGTGCTCAACACCGATGCCGAGGGCCGGATCGTGCTGGCCGACGCGCTCTACTACGCGCAGCGCTACGAGCCAGATGCGATCATCGACCTGGCCACGCTCACCGGCGCGATCGTGGTGGCCCTGGGCACCTACGTGAGCGGGATGATGACCAACAGCGACTCGCTGGCCGACCGCCTCAGCCGCGCTGGCCAAGAGACCCACGAGCGCGTCTGGCGGATGCCGCTCTGGGAGGAGTACCTCGACCAGACCCGCAGCGAGGTCGCCGACCTGAAGAACACCGGCGGGCGGCCCGGCGGCGCGCTCACCGCGGCGGCCTTCCTCTCGCAGTTTGTTGGCGA is a genomic window containing:
- a CDS encoding nodulation protein NfeD — protein: MKYPTSYVDRCLRLLRAAILALALLACALAPSASQAAPAGPILSIQVDGVLTAPSFDYIRRAIQQAESARATVLIINLRSEGGVLRDARVLAQEIAQAKVPVAVFVAPAGTDAGPTGAILLSAAHISAMAPGTTFGSPYPLAQIDASLTQQTADLLMDSLTQQIRQWNEAQGRSTAWVDQAVRSGAIFTNQQAVAASPPAITMVAADQAQLVAQLHGRTVALAGGAQATLATLGQPIQPIAPTTWEGLRMLLAQPTLAFALLIIGAILVSLEFATPGITVFAGSGAVLILVGLAGLLMLPLQLWALAVLVLALVALVAEFVTPFHGALAVVGIVLMVVAGLNLIDPAQAPGSGVSLWAVLGLAVALGAAVAAAVVLALRVRAKPAVTGQEALVGMVAEVRRPLDPQGMVYVDGALWSAICQDGSAAVGDHVKVVGFHHMQLIVQHLDNG
- a CDS encoding slipin family protein; this translates as MPLAATILCAAVFIFMVLMLVLAAIKIVPEYERGVIFRLGRLVGARGPGIFFLIPVLERMVRVDTRVITMDVPAQEVITLDNVTIKVNAVLYFMVINPDWAVTKVVDYIRATMQIAQTTLRSVVGQVELDDLLAQREKINQKLQQIIDEQTEPWGVKVTIVEVKDVELPSTMQRAMAKQAEAEREKRAKIIHAEGEFQASQMLSEAAKVISAEPTSLQLRYLQTLTEIAVEKNSTIIFPLPIDTITPFIEGAVGAMVGSRNPAPRPAPQPAAPSEPPAASPETERL
- a CDS encoding leucyl aminopeptidase encodes the protein MNISINAAEPFGYQTPLLALATWEGETLPEAIAPLIEAGDWTGKAKQSLVIYPRGAVAASRVLLVGLGPKAAVTSEKLRVAAATAATRAREIGVDSFALALAEGGPIGPRAAGQALAEGATLALYRFDTYRTGLSPEQTRSIESLTILAPSDTDEVSAGAAVGQAIAAGTSFARDLINHPGNVVVPAKLGETALDLGKEFGFKVTVLDKAQLEAQGFGGIIGVGKGSANEPRFITIEYGSKQPGVPTICLVGKGITFDTGGISIKPGERMQEMISDMSGAAAVLGTLRVIGALKLPLHIVGLISTAENMPSSTAYKPGDILTTLSGKTIEVLNTDAEGRIVLADALYYAQRYEPDAIIDLATLTGAIVVALGTYVSGMMTNSDSLADRLSRAGQETHERVWRMPLWEEYLDQTRSEVADLKNTGGRPGGALTAAAFLSQFVGEYPWAHLDIAGTAYSERAMGPYTPRGGAGVGVRLLTQMLVDWAGGDA